One uncultured Caproiciproducens sp. DNA segment encodes these proteins:
- a CDS encoding glucuronate isomerase, with protein sequence MGGVVSGIFTATESAAFACIYAFIISVFVYRELKISQIPRLLKYFRRILCNLIGTWVENGEYPADMHLLEQIVKGICYNNANKYFAYN encoded by the coding sequence ATGGGCGGAGTAGTATCCGGAATTTTTACCGCTACGGAATCCGCCGCGTTCGCCTGCATTTATGCCTTTATAATTTCGGTATTTGTCTATCGGGAATTGAAAATTTCACAAATTCCGCGTTTATTAAAGTATTTCAGAAGAATTCTTTGCAATCTGATTGGCACATGGGTGGAAAACGGAGAATATCCCGCAGACATGCATTTGCTTGAACAAATCGTAAAGGGTATTTGTTATAATAATGCAAACAAGTATTTTGCATATAATTAA
- a CDS encoding VOC family protein, whose amino-acid sequence MDSKKQELGFEVMHIGFNSENLDEAQRNADILKDLFGFDEKDTPISIFSSSKIEIMKYKSAGRLGHVAVGTNDAEAAKKYLVSKGIEFNENSASFDSNGKLKLIYLKNDIAGFAFHLIQKS is encoded by the coding sequence ATGGATAGTAAAAAACAAGAGCTTGGCTTTGAAGTGATGCATATCGGTTTTAATTCAGAGAATCTGGATGAGGCGCAGCGGAACGCAGATATACTGAAAGACCTTTTTGGCTTTGATGAGAAGGATACGCCAATTTCTATTTTCTCAAGCTCCAAAATAGAAATTATGAAGTACAAAAGCGCAGGAAGACTGGGCCATGTTGCCGTGGGTACAAATGACGCGGAGGCAGCGAAAAAATATTTAGTCTCAAAAGGAATTGAGTTTAATGAGAATTCGGCCAGTTTTGACAGTAACGGAAAATTGAAACTCATCTATTTAAAGAATGACATTGCAGGATTCGCGTTTCATTTAATTCAAAAAAGTTAA
- a CDS encoding ABC-F family ATP-binding cassette domain-containing protein, producing MLLLSAEKINKSYSEKILLKDVSLGIQEGDKIGVIGVNGTGKSTLLKIIAGLETPDSGTISKAGGVRVGYLPQNPVFQEGITVLKQVMQGISEQQRESKDYECKSILTRLGITDFDGPVSRLSGGQKKRVSLASALVTPVEVLVLDEPTNHMDNDMVDWLENYLARYTGAMLMVTHDRYFLDRVTNKIVELQDGNLYAYQANYTKYLELKIERENMAAASERKRQSLLSKELEWIQRGARARSTKQRFRVERFEELSAQDVKQDQANLKMSSMSTRLGRKIIEIDGIGKRYSDRQLIQNFSYNLLRDDRIGIIGGNGCGKSTLLKMIIGTVAADNGTVTIGDTVRIGYFSQECEEMDTALRAIDYIKNISAEVVTPEGTLTASQMMEKFLFTSDLQYSVVGRLSGGERRRLYLLGILMQAPNVLLFDEPTNDLDIQTLTILEDYLQNFSGAVIVVSHDRYFLDKVVEHIFSFEQDGEIHDYIGGYSDYMVRKKPDSADGAKSKESKPKTAYREKSDRLKFTFKEQREYDEIDAVIAGLEEKIASTDQEIVKEGSNYVRLSELIAEKEALTAELNAKMDRWVYLNDLNDRIEEQNSGR from the coding sequence GTGTTGTTATTATCTGCGGAAAAAATTAATAAAAGCTACAGTGAAAAAATATTGCTGAAAGATGTTTCATTAGGAATTCAAGAAGGCGATAAAATCGGAGTCATCGGCGTCAACGGCACCGGGAAAAGCACACTGCTGAAAATCATAGCAGGATTGGAAACACCGGACAGCGGTACAATTTCCAAGGCCGGTGGTGTTCGTGTGGGATATCTTCCGCAAAATCCGGTATTTCAGGAAGGCATTACAGTGCTCAAACAGGTGATGCAGGGAATTTCGGAACAGCAGCGCGAATCAAAGGACTACGAATGCAAGTCCATTTTGACGCGGCTTGGCATTACTGATTTCGACGGACCGGTCAGCCGGCTTTCCGGCGGACAGAAAAAACGCGTGTCACTGGCAAGCGCTCTGGTCACTCCGGTTGAGGTGCTGGTACTGGACGAGCCCACTAACCATATGGACAACGACATGGTCGATTGGCTTGAAAACTATCTCGCGCGCTATACCGGCGCGATGCTGATGGTGACGCATGACCGCTATTTTCTTGACCGTGTCACCAATAAAATTGTTGAGCTGCAGGACGGTAATTTGTACGCCTATCAGGCGAACTATACAAAGTACCTTGAGCTGAAAATAGAACGGGAGAATATGGCCGCCGCGAGTGAGCGCAAGAGGCAAAGCCTGCTCAGCAAGGAACTGGAATGGATTCAGCGGGGCGCGCGCGCCCGCAGTACGAAACAACGTTTCCGTGTGGAGCGATTCGAAGAATTGAGCGCTCAGGACGTAAAGCAGGATCAGGCGAACCTGAAAATGAGTTCTATGAGTACGCGGCTTGGCAGGAAAATTATTGAAATTGACGGCATCGGCAAACGTTACAGTGACAGGCAGCTCATTCAAAACTTCTCGTACAATCTGCTGCGGGATGACCGCATCGGGATTATCGGCGGAAACGGCTGCGGAAAATCCACTCTTCTAAAAATGATCATTGGAACGGTTGCCGCCGACAACGGTACGGTTACCATCGGCGATACTGTGCGTATCGGCTATTTTTCACAGGAATGTGAAGAAATGGATACCGCTCTGCGCGCAATCGACTATATTAAGAATATCTCTGCGGAGGTCGTTACACCGGAAGGGACGCTGACCGCTTCGCAGATGATGGAAAAATTTCTTTTTACATCCGATTTGCAGTATTCCGTTGTCGGCAGGCTGTCGGGAGGGGAACGCCGCAGACTGTACCTGCTTGGAATTTTGATGCAGGCTCCGAATGTCCTGCTTTTTGACGAACCCACAAATGATCTTGATATTCAGACGCTTACCATTCTTGAGGACTATCTCCAGAACTTTTCCGGCGCCGTCATTGTTGTTTCGCATGACCGCTATTTTCTTGACAAGGTAGTGGAACATATCTTTTCCTTTGAACAGGACGGGGAAATTCACGATTATATAGGCGGCTATTCGGACTATATGGTGCGAAAGAAACCTGATTCTGCCGACGGCGCCAAAAGCAAAGAGAGTAAGCCGAAAACCGCTTATCGGGAAAAGTCGGACAGGCTGAAATTTACTTTCAAGGAACAGCGGGAATACGATGAAATCGACGCTGTGATTGCCGGGCTTGAAGAAAAGATTGCCTCGACAGACCAGGAAATTGTAAAAGAAGGCAGCAACTACGTTCGTTTATCGGAACTGATTGCCGAAAAGGAAGCGCTCACAGCAGAGCTGAATGCAAAAATGGACCGATGGGTATATCTGAACGATCTGAACGACCGAATTGAGGAACAAAACAGCGGCCGGTAA
- the hypE gene encoding hydrogenase expression/formation protein HypE encodes MKITMAHGSGGKATAELIEEIFEKSFHNPVLARMEDSAVVPGAEKIAMTTDSFVVTPLFFAGGDIGRLSVCGTVNDLLMSGATPRYITCGFILEEGAETEDLKKIAASMADTTREAGVTIVAGDTKVVEGKGGVYINTAGVGFVPSNIALSASSCEKGDIVLLSGNLGDHHAAILSERMHIQNTIRSDCAPLNEMVNALLKNGVKVKTMRDVTRGGLGTVLNEFAAASSCCIELEEESIPVSSQVHGFCEILGLDPLYMGNEGKMTVVVAPDDAQKALACMKKSRYGENAAIIGTVVAGEPGTVLLHTPIGGTRIVTVLYGEGLPRIC; translated from the coding sequence ATGAAAATAACAATGGCGCACGGCAGCGGCGGAAAAGCCACCGCAGAGCTGATAGAAGAGATATTTGAAAAAAGCTTTCACAATCCGGTTTTAGCGAGGATGGAAGATTCCGCCGTCGTCCCCGGTGCTGAGAAAATAGCAATGACAACGGACAGTTTTGTCGTAACGCCTTTGTTTTTCGCGGGCGGGGACATTGGCAGACTGTCCGTATGCGGAACCGTCAATGATCTGTTGATGAGCGGAGCGACGCCCCGCTACATTACCTGTGGCTTCATTCTGGAAGAGGGCGCGGAAACGGAAGACCTCAAAAAAATAGCGGCCTCCATGGCAGATACAACCAGGGAAGCCGGTGTAACTATCGTAGCGGGCGATACAAAAGTTGTAGAGGGCAAAGGCGGCGTTTACATCAACACTGCCGGTGTCGGCTTTGTTCCGTCAAACATTGCGCTCAGCGCCTCGTCCTGTGAAAAGGGCGACATTGTGTTGCTCTCCGGAAATTTAGGGGACCACCACGCGGCAATCCTGAGCGAACGGATGCATATTCAAAACACCATCCGCAGCGACTGCGCCCCCCTGAACGAAATGGTAAACGCGCTGTTGAAAAACGGTGTAAAGGTAAAGACCATGCGTGACGTTACAAGGGGCGGACTGGGAACCGTGCTGAATGAATTCGCCGCCGCGTCGTCATGCTGCATAGAATTGGAGGAAGAGTCGATTCCGGTTTCCTCCCAGGTTCACGGATTTTGTGAAATATTGGGGCTTGATCCTCTTTATATGGGCAATGAGGGAAAAATGACGGTGGTCGTAGCGCCTGACGACGCACAAAAAGCGCTTGCATGTATGAAAAAAAGCCGGTACGGGGAAAACGCGGCAATCATTGGAACGGTCGTTGCCGGCGAACCCGGCACGGTGCTGCTTCATACCCCCATCGGGGGAACCCGGATCGTCACCGTCCTGTACGGAGAAGGGCTTCCGAGAATCTGTTAG
- the hypD gene encoding hydrogenase formation protein HypD yields the protein MTDIQSFLKTYDGPAVRLMEVCGTHTAQISRCGIAGMLSPAIRLISGPGCPVCVTVTAYIDRLVELSLEPENVVVTFGDMLRVQGSRQSLNDAKAAGGHVEMVYSPLDTLKLAAADSARTYIFAAVGFETTAPVYTMLLEEAAADELSNVKILTSLKTMPPVIDWICKNQGGVDGFLAPGHVSVITGSDVFQPLSETYGIPFAVAGFEGPQILAAIYALVKRQGKAGVMNLYPSAVTNQGNEAAQQMVNKYFTPCDAAWRGMGSIPGSGLLLRDEYSRFDAGSGDLNTDHSANAHCRCAQVLTGAIAPNECPLFGSGCTPQTPQGACMVSMEGSCYNYFINMRKQ from the coding sequence ATGACGGATATTCAATCATTTTTAAAAACATATGACGGGCCGGCCGTCCGGCTGATGGAGGTCTGCGGAACCCACACGGCGCAAATCTCCCGGTGTGGGATAGCCGGGATGCTCTCCCCCGCCATCCGGCTGATATCCGGCCCAGGCTGCCCTGTCTGCGTGACGGTAACAGCCTACATCGACAGGCTTGTTGAGCTTAGCTTGGAACCGGAGAACGTAGTCGTCACGTTTGGGGACATGCTGCGCGTACAGGGCAGCCGGCAAAGCCTGAACGACGCAAAAGCCGCCGGCGGACACGTGGAAATGGTCTATTCCCCGCTCGACACCCTCAAGCTCGCGGCCGCCGATTCAGCACGCACCTACATTTTCGCGGCAGTTGGGTTTGAAACCACCGCGCCGGTGTACACCATGCTTCTTGAAGAAGCGGCCGCCGATGAACTTTCCAACGTAAAAATCCTGACTTCGCTGAAAACCATGCCGCCTGTCATTGACTGGATTTGCAAAAATCAGGGCGGTGTTGACGGATTCCTTGCACCCGGCCATGTCAGCGTGATTACCGGCAGTGATGTCTTTCAGCCTCTGTCCGAAACATACGGCATTCCATTCGCGGTCGCGGGCTTTGAGGGGCCGCAGATACTGGCGGCGATCTATGCGCTGGTCAAGCGGCAGGGAAAAGCCGGCGTCATGAATTTATACCCTTCCGCTGTAACGAATCAGGGCAATGAAGCCGCCCAGCAAATGGTGAACAAATATTTCACACCATGCGACGCCGCCTGGCGCGGTATGGGGTCCATTCCCGGGTCCGGCCTGCTGCTGCGGGACGAGTATTCCCGCTTTGACGCGGGCAGCGGTGATTTGAACACCGATCACAGCGCAAACGCCCACTGCCGCTGCGCACAGGTTCTGACCGGCGCCATAGCACCGAACGAATGCCCCCTGTTCGGCTCCGGCTGTACGCCGCAGACTCCGCAGGGCGCCTGCATGGTATCCATGGAGGGAAGCTGCTACAATTATTTTATTAACATGAGGAAACAATAA
- a CDS encoding HypC/HybG/HupF family hydrogenase formation chaperone has product MCVALPGRVIKLNGRKATVDFSGNTLEAEAGLVKVKLGDSVLVHAGCILQVLTEEDSSILEDLLKEIEEL; this is encoded by the coding sequence ATGTGTGTTGCACTGCCGGGCAGGGTCATAAAATTGAACGGAAGAAAGGCAACTGTGGATTTCAGCGGAAATACGCTGGAAGCGGAAGCCGGTTTGGTGAAAGTAAAACTGGGTGACAGTGTTCTGGTGCATGCCGGCTGTATTTTGCAGGTGCTTACCGAGGAAGACAGCAGCATACTGGAAGACCTTTTGAAGGAAATCGAAGAGCTATGA